ccagtggtcaaacctgtctggatgatcaggatatgactgacaCTCCTTCACATCCGccatcgtcctgttgttgtcagacagtttgatgtttctgttcactgtgtttgtgtccagtttgagttcacaggaatctgatggagagaagaagaagaaaacagctgcagttattgatccatcatctgctgattgatggacagtttgatgatgtcatcagagatgtgaatgagtgatgtcacagtttgaagatggctgaatgtgctctgctttgttttcatcagtcaaatcaaagacacacttacacttcctcagacctggtctcaaccatcggactccagcaggctgcaccctgaaaggaggaggggggtcagagcagcacgtcctctttcagcatgcaaacatggacgttacatcactctcatacacacaaacacaacatgttgatccggcctgcttctccctgctgcccctaaacctcttcagctctgctcagacactgacagcgacactgattctctctcatcattaaatctgccttcatcagctcatttcctcatttcaatctgttgctgacttctattctaagctgcttcactcattgatcgctctcttgctctcccacctgtgatgattaataatcagtctgactttgtcttcgctcaacaaaccaacagagctttagtcattgattattggacacggttctcctcatcatgtcccatatgtgaccatgcttcatgtgttcattagaagtgtgaatactgtcaataaattcaatatctgagacaagtcatcatgactctgttgtgtggaaatcttttcttgtcaaacttcctgaagttcaccagaacaagaagagccacttgatgtctgcacatggaaatatttacaagccatgtttgctgtgaagaccatgttcagtccaattgttctccactgatgaaggaacagtccaacattttgagaaaaacacttgaatgaagcatctcaaaagtcttgctctgtcctgtggttgtcaggtttgaactaaatagaactgctttggacttattggatgcttatttttatgtcttttgaggacaaaaaggacatttgtcaaactgacagacagttctttttccatgcagagatctgtccaaactgcatcaattatgaccaacaggtcattatcatgtttgttcctggagatgttctccttgagacctccaacacaaatatgtccttttcatgttcaaccagtgtttatgttgtgatcaaaggacaaaggtttcctacatgtgtgattgttcatgtctcactcacatccaccatcaaccaaaaagacagacaacatgtttccagctcttcctcctctttcacactgactgactgtggctgcagcagcctcttcatacctgagagtgtccagtctgcagtgaggatcctccagtccagcagacagcagcttcactcctgagtctcctggatgattgtagctcaggtccagctctctcagatgggaggggttggatctcagagctgaggccagagaagcacagccttcctctgtgatcagacagcttgacagcctgcaaacacacagaacaacacacatggaagatcatctgagggtcctgctgtgtccgtcaaatcattgctctcaaaacgcagagatctgataggctgagcagcatcatatgggaggatttacaacacataataattctcaacagtttctgtgtttgaggtcaacgacgtcacactcgacacttcacttcctgaaggtcctcagcgacacctttgtggtaattaatcatgactgaatcaggaataaagcaACGTCCACTAATCaaaatcacatgacaacaacacataaatgaggatttccatctcagccagaattcattaataaaaagaacattgagagaaaacatctgccaatcaatgtatgtatgtgtcaaacGTGTGGACTTCTGAGATGAAAGGAAGACATCAACGCatttacaacaaacagtaacttgatctgacctgagagtttccagtgcacagtgtggactctccagtccagcagacagcagcttcactcctgaatcctgcaggttgttgttactcaggtccagctctctcagactggaggactgggatctgaggactgaggacagaacttcacagcttctctctgagaggttacagccactcagtctgaagaagaaaaagaacatttattttaaaatgttaagtCTATTCTCAGCATGGgtgcaaatctttgctgttccatcataaacatgttgtagatgtgacaataaatcatcactgaatcacaaataaacagacatacagaaaccaacatcacatgatataaaaaatgaatctgggagaaaatgaggctcattgatattttgagtttttgtgaaatgatgttctgaaataatttcacagccttcagttgAACATCGtcttttgtgtacatgtgaaaaaatagtatgcacgaatctgaatgtgtgagtttgatttaaaaaatctcacaaatgaaagtttagctgtagaaatatttttccttgtttgaaaaggttttgtacaaacagataatctgaatatacttcagatattttcagcagtgaagtttcagagtctgagagactgaaacacaaatttcctatctttgtgagtgacactgaagtttcagctacaagttcactgagctggtaggaaataattcactgagcgtctctcagtccacgcaggcgtccattcattgtcctcatgtctgtaagaacacagctgtgctgctgttccactgactgaaggctcagagttgtgtgatatattcagaggaacagtttgagtcagccatagaggctgtgttctgtggagctctggttgtgtctgtggttgaagctgtcacaatccctcctgatggccacacacatcaagcaccactttgcttcattctctgacAGCCAAAGAGGTCAGTGTGTTTCCCGGGAAAACTACAGCTCACAATCCACCGTATGAGCACCGTcggctgtttgttttaaaaaacaaaaagagaaaaacacaaccagagGGCTGAACTCCAAACAGAGACCAATGGTCAGCAGGTCTGTTGAGCCGAGAAGAATTTCAGTGTTATGAAGGCGTCTCTCTCTTAACCTGGTTAGATCTCTGTGGTGACTGATActgcacacctgacctgctccagacgaggttctgttcacagtttcagactgaactttaattcttctcctgatggttttctctatgaggatccagactctcagctgagggaatacattctgtctgcagacctgctgatccagacgttcaaagccgtgtgaccacagcagaacaaacctgatgcttcatgttgttttcagccacaggaaccttcttgcatttagctggtaatcaatcattttgtctctatttgcttcaggtcacattaacactttaaatctgacacagcagatcttcaacacactaaaagaatgatgaaggtacagaatctagagaccactttggatcctggttttatgtttggtcctgatttactgtcagtttcatttgacactgctggcactgcagctaatagaacaactgatgagtttattggtatttatcatcggctcgtagttttctgtcagcatgtctctcttgtcttatttgcaggaacatttttgatgaaccaaacatctcttcttttggaatctgcacagaggctgatgaaggaaacctcagtgaataAAGAAagttgttttgtcaaacttacatcgtagttcattctccagagctacacgtgatacagcctctatgcttgtcaatacaaacagtaacttgatctgacctgagagtttccagtgcacagtgtggactgtccagtgcagcagacagcagcttcactcctgaatcctgcaggttgttgttactcaggtccatctctctcagactggaggactgggatctgaggactgaggacagaacttcacagcttctctctgagagttTACAGGCACTCAgtctaaagaagaagaagaaaaagaacatttattttaaaatgttgagtctcttctcagcgtgtgtaCAAATCGTTGatgttccatcataaacatgttgtagatgttcattcattgtctgcacgtctgtaagaacacagtcatgtgtccttcatgaaggaacagtgtcagacctgaatccagttcctgagtttcatgtttatacctgctggatgaagtttaaagtttcagactctggaatgtgcagttagaaataaacaggaggctctgagagtgactgagtcctgaaacaaatatatgaagtgaatgatttaaaggatcagcagttttctgccagcattcctctctcgtcttatgtgcagcaacagtcttgattttcctcttttattttttacattctccaaagctctccattataacaacctgttcctctggactgaaggaggggggacatgattggtccttttggtggtgacaaagagtcaaatgatggagcaaacatctctttttatgggaacgtgcacagagcctgatgaaggaaacctgagttaacaaaggaagctgataaccaccaTCGTGATGCcattatctctgcctggagttcatgtttagttgaggcagctcacacagaggaagcctggcttggtccaatttgttttgtccttcatcccactgagcttcacatgagatagcctctgtgctggactcaaactgctgactcatagtcTTTCATAATTtatgtttcccatgactcagcactctgatcaatagtcaattcatcggatttaatgacccatgctgtactttgtgaaacctcactgcagaaaatattcctgcacagattttaattacagatacacaaaatatttctacagcgaCAAAACTCTATGACACTTCTccaaacttgaatttgagaggttttttctcttaattctcacattcagacatgtgcttacatttttctgacatgcacagaaaagatgatctccaactgcagactgggaaattatttctgatcatcatttcacaaactcaacatcatcaatctgtcagagatctgaaaataaacaaagcagactgaaagattcaaatcctgacatgagagagactgtttaaactaaatgaatctctgaatgtacagaactaacttaaatctgtcaatacaaacagtaacttaatctgacctgagagtttccagtgcacagtgtggactctcaagtccagcagacagcagcttcactcctgaatacCGCAGGTAGTTGTTACTGAgatccagctctctcagactggaggactgggatctgacGACTGAgaacagaacttcacagcttctctttgagAGGTTACAGttactcagtctgaagagacacaggaaggaagcaaacagtaagttcGATAttagagtatttattgatgaataaacttcactgtctctgtacttacagagctttcttggaggctttgaccactggcagcagcttcagaagagcctcctctgaagcagagaatttcttcaggtcaaacacatccagatctttttctgatgacagtaagatgaagaccagagctgaccactgagcaggagacagttcatctgtggagagacttcctgaactcaaggactgttggatctgatccaccagagaacgatcattcagttcattcagacagtggaacagattgatgcttcgctctgcagaaggtgtctcttcaatcttcttttTGATGTACTCAACTGTTACCTGATTGGActttgagccacttcctgtctgtgtcagcaggcctcgtaggagagtctgattggtctgcagtgacagacccaggaggaatcggaggaacaagtccaggtgtccatttggactctgtaaggccttgtccacagcactctggtggagatgtgttaGTTCAGGTTCTCTGTCTCTAAAGACTTTAGACCACCAGGAGGTTGCGTCTTCttttgacagcagattgactcgagacttgatgaaggtcagatggacatgaagagcagccagaaactcctgaacactcagatggacgaagcagaacaccttgtcctggtacagtcctctctcctctttgaagatctgtgtgaacactcctgagtacactgaggctgctctgatatcgatgccacactctgtcaggtctgatttgtagaagatcaggtttcctttctgcagctgctcaaaagccagttttcccagagactcaatcatctccctgctctctggagtccactgaggatctgactcaggtcctccatcatacttcatgttcttcactttggactgaaccaccaggaagtggatgtacatctgagtcagggtcttgggcaactctccttcctctctggtcttcatcacatcctccagaactgtagcagtgatccagcagaagaccgggatgtggcacatgatgtggaggcttcgtgatgtcttgatgtgagagatgattctgttggcctgctccttgtctctgaacctcttcctgaagtactcctccttctgttcatcagtgaaccctctgacctctgtcaccatgtcaacacactcaggagggatctgattggctgctgcaggtcgtgtggttatccagaggcgagcagagggaagcaggttcctcctgatgaggtttgtcagcagcacatccactgaggtggactctgtagcatcagtcaggatctcattgttgtggaagtccagaggaagtcgacactcatccagaccgtcaaggatgaacaaaatactgaactcttcaaacctgcagattcctgcttctttggtttcaggaaagaagtgatgaacaagttccaccaagctgaactttttctctctcagcacattcagctctctgaaagtgaatggaaacatgaactgtatgtcctggtgggctttgtcttcagcccagtccagagtgaacttctgcgttaagaccgtcttcccaatgccagccactccctttgtcatcactgttctgattggttcatctcgtccaggtgagggtttaaagatgtcttcttgtctgattgtggtttctggtctgtgtggtttcctggatgctgtttcaatctgtctgacctcatgttcatcattgacctgtccagtccctccctctgtgatgaagagctctgtgtagatctgattcaggagggtccgctttcctgctttagcgatcccctcaaacacacactggaacttctccttcaggttcgATTTAAGTTGACGCCGACAAACTGAGGCAagatgttctgaatgaagacacaacaaataaatcaacaagtgattgataaagttcagatgagattttaatgtccttgtctgaacatattttggtccatctgttgagacatcagtgaatgttccactgatccagcagttaaacctttagagaaatcctcttactgctctgcagacgctcagccagctcctcctccttcattctactcaggaagtgctgtgtgatcttcagaaatgcctctctgctgctccttctctgctctgcatcgtcatcctcatcctccccctgactctctaagcattctgggtcatctggactcagaatggacttgatcttcttcagctcgttcctcacaaaagagacaatgttctcctccagcagctggaacagaagatgatatgaatgacacaaagtgaaatcatggaagcaaacatcagatccatgttggacagactgacggtccactgatctaaaaagtgcagcgtggagattattgtcaacagaacagatgtgaaagcagctgttgtacatgtacagaccataaacatggagtccaggtgagtttgatgctgctgggcagactgaccactgggaacctctgagctctcctggtggactctgtggaggaatcatgaagaattagctcacatcatgtccgtccacacagagacaaacaccagctgaaggtcctttgagctgaagtgttgattccaacattgaatcagatggtttccactgacattaaagtgttgctcgtactgctgatcccaccgtgaatcaacagtccagtctacatttctgtgcagctttcactttactgtgttggttcaccagcttgtctggttgagtccctccagttctcattgacctctataatactgtggacagcatcacacagctcacacaagctaactggatgctacctgtccagcacaaattggcagtgagtcacaaaaaagtgagtgaaacatgagaaaagcaaagagagaagcagagaatactggatcaaagcaaagctcctctctgagctcctgcagcctttagttacccataacacccttctctgcattcagagaggcacaactccagcctgatgtgaggcgccatgatgctgccgtcagtgtcgttcttgactttgtgaatccatcagcagcatcaatcacaaacagactgtgtgtttcctcagactctctgtgttggtccattctgtgtttcacagcagctgatctcagtccagctgttatcactgacatgtttgtgtttgtgttgtcacatgactgaaaaccacaacacgttgatttgatggaggaactcagtggaatcagggttagccttcgttagcatctgttagcctcaattaagtcactgttttatactcatgcagtcatcagtcagaaggtgtgtgtggaggaaatgttcaactggagtcaagagctgaagactggttatactgggcagcttccatatgtgaggatataaacgaatgagaagaagaacgatgctgaaaataaacaaacaggttttaaaaACTTCTCCGGATAAATAAtagttcaaacaagaatctgtgatattttaatgttattaacagtttacctctttgcagtAGACGGTCGATCTCGTTTCAAGTCAAGGAGG
The sequence above is a segment of the Chaetodon auriga isolate fChaAug3 chromosome 23, fChaAug3.hap1, whole genome shotgun sequence genome. Coding sequences within it:
- the LOC143316323 gene encoding NLR family CARD domain-containing protein 3-like yields the protein MVVPALCEGVKGLCQAWKENIVDTKQMNHICRIQQAIFLETVKNFRSEWSMGRLLDLKRDRPSTAKRVHQESSEVPSGQSAQQHQTHLDSMFMLLEENIVSFVRNELKKIKSILSPDDPECLESQGEDEDDDAEQRRSSREAFLKITQHFLSRMKEEELAERLQSKHLASVCRRQLKSNLKEKFQCVFEGIAKAGKRTLLNQIYTELFITEGGTGQVNDEHEVRQIETASRKPHRPETTIRQEDIFKPSPGRDEPIRTVMTKGVAGIGKTVLTQKFTLDWAEDKAHQDIQFMFPFTFRELNVLREKKFSLVELVHHFFPETKEAGICRFEEFSILFILDGLDECRLPLDFHNNEILTDATESTSVDVLLTNLIRRNLLPSARLWITTRPAAANQIPPECVDMVTEVRGFTDEQKEEYFRKRFRDKEQANRIISHIKTSRSLHIMCHIPVFCWITATVLEDVMKTREEGELPKTLTQMYIHFLVVQSKVKNMKYDGGPESDPQWTPESREMIESLGKLAFEQLQKGNLIFYKSDLTECGIDIRAASVYSGVFTQIFKEERGLYQDKVFCFVHLSVQEFLAALHVHLTFIKSRVNLLSKEDATSWWSKVFRDREPELTHLHQSAVDKALQSPNGHLDLFLRFLLGLSLQTNQTLLRGLLTQTGSGSKSNQVTVEYIKKKIEETPSAERSINLFHCLNELNDRSLVDQIQQSLSSGSLSTDELSPAQWSALVFILLSSEKDLDVFDLKKFSASEEALLKLLPVVKASKKALLSGCNLSERSCEVLSSVLRSQSSSLRELDLSNNNLQDSGVKLLSAGLESPHCALETLRLSSCLITEEGCASLASALRSNPSHLRELDLSYNHPGDSGVKLLSAGLEDPHCRLDTLRVQPAGVRWLRPGLRKYSCELKLDTNTVNRNIKLSDNNRTMADVKECQSYPDHPDRFDHWTQLLCGTGLTGRCYWEVECRGRVSVSVSYRRIRRKGDSRECVFGWNGQSWRLYFSDGRYSVCHNNRETSISSSSSSSSSSVSHRVGVYVDCPAGTLSFYRVSSDSLIHLHTFNTTFTEPLYPGFGFWSWFRSGSSASLCPL